In the Brassica napus cultivar Da-Ae chromosome A7, Da-Ae, whole genome shotgun sequence genome, one interval contains:
- the LOC106445942 gene encoding D-glycerate 3-kinase, chloroplastic, which produces MAGATSSSLIWSPWQATFHHYNNRLHHVKGYPFPCHAFHPICKRRFSSSIFNDDHVVISDSSSSSNKQGRFSMSGCGCSWIQDNSMVNASATKKCSALPTKTVDVSSVSDLFEFICSGPLVDKIGITPENVGQSIDKWLLYGSQLCRLFQLNELKLTIPQKARLYHYYIPVFVWCEDQIALHNSKFKDGDDVPPLVIGFSAPQGCGKTTLVFALDYLFKTTKKKSATISIDDFYLTAQGQAKLREDNPGNALLEYRGNAGSHDLPFSVETIEALTQLTKDGMKMKVPRYDKSAYSGRGDRAAAETWPEVEGPLKVILFEGWMLGFKPLPSEVVKSVDPQLETVNKNLEAYYDAWDKYINAWVIIKIKDPSYVYRWRLQAEIAMRQAGKAGMSDDEVNDFVSRYLPAYKAYLPTLYAEGPSGSDPDRVLAIDIDEERNPILAT; this is translated from the exons atggcgGGGGcaacttcatcaagtttgatatGGTCGCCATGGCAAGCGACTTTTCACCATTATAATAATAGGTTGCATCATGTCAAAGGTTATCCGTTTCCATGTCACGCTTTCCATCCTATTTGCAAAAGACGTTTTTCTTCATCCATATTTAACGACGACCATGTTGTCATTTCGGATTCTTCATCCTCCTCCAACAAGCAAGGCcgtttctcaatgtctg GGTGTGGTTGCTCTTGGATTCAGGACAATTCAATGGTTAATGCTTCGGCTACGAAGAAATGCTCGGCTTTGCCAACAAAAACAGTGGATGTCTCTTCAGTTTCAGACctttttgaatttatatgctCGGGTCCCCTCGTAGACAAGATCGGTATTACTCCTGAAAATGTTGGTCAGTCCATCGACAAATGGTTACTGTATGGCTCTCAGCTATGCAGACTCTTCCAGCTCAATGAGCTTAAGCTCACCATTCCGCAGAAAGCTAGGCTTTACCATTACTATATACCCGTCTTTGTTTGGTGCGAAGATCAGATTGCCTTGCATAATTCCAAGTTTAAAGACGGAGATGATGTGCCTCCTCTAGTG ATTGGATTTAGCGCACCTCAAGGATGTGGCAAGACTACACTTGTGTTTGCACTTGATTATCTTTTCAAAACTACAAAAAA GAAGTCGGCGACAATATCTATAGACGATTTTTACTTGACTGCACAAGGCCAG GCTAAGTTGAGAGAAGATAATCCAGGAAATGCACTTCTAGAG TATCGTGGGAATGCAGGAAGCCATGATCTTCCATTCTCTGTCGAAACAATAGAAGCCCTGACTCAACTGACCAAGGACG GCATGAAGATGAAAGTTCCTCGGTACGATAAG TCTGCTTATAGCGGGAGGGGTGACAGAGCCGCTGCAGAAACATGGCCTGAAGTTGAAGGACCTCTAAAG GTTATTCTCTTTGAGGGATGGATGCTTGGTTTCAAACCTCTTCCTTCTGAAGTCGTTAAATCAGTTGATCCACAG CTGGAGACAGTGAATAAGAACCTTGAAGCGTATTATGACGCATGGGACAAATACATCAATGCTTGGGTCATCATCAAAATCAAGGACCCAAGTTATGTATACCGGTGGCGTCTTCAG GCGGAAATCGCCATGAGGCAGGCTGGTAAAGCCGGGATGTCAGATGATGAG GTGAATGACTTTGTGTCACGGTATTTGCCGGCATATAAGGCCTATCTTCCGACCCTTTACGCTGAAGGACCAAGCGGCTCTGACCCTGACCGTGTCCTTGCCATAGATATCGATGAAGAAAGGAACCCCATACTCGCTACCTAA